A portion of the Bacillus thuringiensis genome contains these proteins:
- the speB gene encoding agmatinase: MRFDEAYSGKVFIKSHPSFEESKVVIYGMPMDWTVSYRPGSRFGPARIREVSIGLEEYSPYLDRELEEVKYFDAGDIPLPFGNAQRSLDMIEEYVSKLLDADKFPLGLGGEHLVSWPIFKAMAKKYPDLAIIHMDAHTDLRESYEGEPLSHSTPIRKVCDLIGPENVYSFGIRSGMKEEFEWAKEVGMNLYKFDVLEPLKEVLPKLAGRPVYVTIDIDVLDPAHAPGTGTLEAGGITSKELLDSIVAIANSNINVVGADLVEVAPVYDHSDQTPVAASKFVREMLLGWVK; this comes from the coding sequence ATGCGTTTTGATGAAGCTTATTCAGGTAAAGTATTTATTAAAAGTCATCCAAGTTTTGAAGAGTCAAAGGTAGTTATTTATGGGATGCCTATGGATTGGACAGTAAGTTACCGTCCAGGATCTCGTTTTGGCCCTGCACGTATTCGTGAAGTATCAATCGGTCTTGAAGAATATAGTCCGTATTTAGATCGTGAACTAGAAGAGGTAAAATATTTTGATGCGGGTGATATCCCATTACCATTCGGAAACGCACAACGCAGCTTAGACATGATTGAAGAGTATGTATCAAAACTTTTAGATGCCGATAAGTTTCCACTAGGTCTCGGCGGTGAGCACCTAGTGTCTTGGCCAATTTTTAAGGCAATGGCAAAAAAATATCCGGATTTAGCAATTATCCACATGGATGCTCATACTGATTTACGTGAATCGTATGAAGGGGAGCCTTTATCCCACTCTACACCAATTCGTAAAGTGTGTGATTTAATTGGTCCGGAAAACGTATATTCTTTCGGAATTCGTTCTGGAATGAAGGAAGAATTTGAATGGGCGAAAGAAGTAGGTATGAACTTATACAAATTTGACGTATTAGAACCGTTAAAAGAAGTATTACCGAAACTTGCAGGACGCCCAGTCTATGTCACAATCGACATTGATGTATTAGACCCAGCTCACGCTCCAGGAACAGGAACGTTAGAAGCTGGCGGTATCACATCTAAAGAATTATTAGATTCCATCGTAGCAATTGCAAATTCAAATATAAATGTAGTTGGAGCAGACTTAGTAGAAGTAGCTCCAGTCTACGACCATAGTGATCAAACACCAGTCGCAGCAAGCAAATTCGTGCGGGAAATGCTGCTCGGTTGGGTGAAATAA
- a CDS encoding PTS sugar transporter subunit IIC, translated as MAILQGLALLLVVLCLFTLFSYRAPYGMKAMGALANAAIASFLIEAFHRYIGGEMFHNDFLQSVGEASGSMSGVAAAILVALAIGVSPVYAVLIGIATSGFGILPGFFAGYVCAFVVKFLEKKLPAGVEFLAILFIAAPISRGMAMLMDPLVNATLGKIGSMISVATTESPIIMGIMLGGLITVISTSPLSSMALTAMLGLTGLPMAIGSLAVAASAPMNFIFFKRLKICSKKDTIAVAIEPLTQADVVSANPIPIYATNFVGGALAGIITSLFQLVNNAPGTASPIPGLLVLFGFNDVIKVTIAAVLCGIVTTIVGYIGSIVFRKYPIRSADEIRGINSEEKVA; from the coding sequence ATGGCTATCTTGCAAGGTTTAGCACTATTACTTGTTGTACTTTGTCTATTTACACTTTTCAGTTACCGTGCACCTTACGGAATGAAGGCGATGGGCGCTTTAGCTAATGCAGCAATCGCAAGTTTTCTTATTGAAGCATTTCACCGTTATATAGGTGGAGAAATGTTTCATAATGACTTTTTACAATCAGTAGGAGAAGCTTCTGGTAGTATGAGCGGTGTCGCAGCAGCGATTTTAGTCGCATTAGCAATCGGCGTTTCCCCCGTATACGCTGTTTTAATTGGTATCGCTACTAGTGGATTCGGTATTTTACCAGGATTTTTCGCTGGATACGTTTGTGCCTTCGTCGTGAAATTTCTCGAAAAGAAATTACCAGCTGGTGTAGAGTTTTTGGCAATCCTATTTATCGCTGCACCAATCTCACGTGGAATGGCAATGCTTATGGATCCGCTCGTTAACGCAACACTTGGTAAAATCGGTTCTATGATATCAGTTGCAACTACAGAAAGTCCTATCATTATGGGTATTATGCTTGGTGGATTAATAACAGTTATTTCTACCTCTCCACTGAGTTCTATGGCACTAACTGCAATGCTTGGATTAACAGGTTTACCAATGGCAATTGGTAGTCTTGCCGTAGCAGCCTCAGCCCCGATGAACTTTATTTTCTTTAAGCGACTAAAAATTTGCTCAAAGAAAGACACAATCGCTGTAGCGATCGAGCCTTTAACACAAGCCGATGTTGTTTCAGCAAATCCAATTCCAATTTATGCAACAAACTTCGTTGGCGGTGCACTTGCCGGTATTATTACATCGCTATTCCAGCTTGTTAATAATGCACCAGGAACAGCATCACCAATTCCAGGTCTTCTTGTCCTATTCGGATTTAATGACGTTATAAAAGTAACGATTGCTGCTGTACTATGTGGAATCGTTACCACTATTGTCGGATACATCGGATCTATTGTGTTCCGCAAATATCCGATCCGCTCTGCTGATGAAATTCGCGGCATTAATTCGGAAGAGAAAGTTGCATAA
- a CDS encoding MerR family transcriptional regulator: MYKIDEVTKQVGLTKRTLRYYEEIGLIHPPERSEGNIRLYTDEDIARIKRIVEAKEVLGITLQEMQHFLSLKERMEQRRNSENPRDREVIQEIKDMLEKQVQTLDEKMEQMQRVKAELEDSLHRAVTFLESTKGE; this comes from the coding sequence ATGTATAAAATTGATGAAGTAACAAAACAAGTTGGTTTAACAAAACGTACACTTCGTTATTATGAGGAAATTGGTTTAATTCATCCCCCGGAACGTAGTGAGGGGAATATTCGTCTGTATACGGATGAGGATATTGCAAGAATTAAAAGAATTGTAGAAGCGAAAGAAGTGCTAGGAATCACACTTCAAGAAATGCAACATTTCTTATCATTAAAAGAAAGAATGGAACAAAGAAGAAATAGCGAGAACCCTCGCGACCGCGAAGTGATTCAAGAAATTAAAGATATGCTTGAAAAACAAGTGCAAACGTTAGACGAAAAAATGGAGCAAATGCAACGTGTAAAGGCAGAACTTGAAGATAGTTTACATCGTGCAGTAACATTTTTAGAGAGTACAAAAGGAGAGTAA
- a CDS encoding YxeA family protein, which translates to MKLVIKVLAVFAIILGGTAYYLNTKTEGVHAFVDNFFSNKEIQDYYAVVDKGEKKDGEYLYTFKGYTEDGNQQIIKRMVNRELHAGAFIKIYAKGMQGKGWAEIPKESIPQKALQKIEKP; encoded by the coding sequence ATGAAATTGGTAATTAAAGTTTTAGCTGTATTCGCCATCATTTTAGGGGGAACAGCGTATTATTTAAACACAAAAACAGAAGGTGTACATGCTTTTGTAGACAACTTCTTTTCAAATAAAGAAATACAAGATTATTATGCGGTTGTAGATAAAGGTGAGAAAAAAGACGGTGAGTATTTGTATACATTTAAAGGGTATACAGAGGACGGAAATCAACAAATTATTAAAAGAATGGTAAATCGTGAATTGCATGCAGGTGCTTTTATAAAAATTTATGCAAAAGGTATGCAAGGAAAAGGATGGGCTGAAATACCGAAAGAGTCAATCCCGCAAAAAGCATTGCAAAAAATAGAAAAACCATAA
- a CDS encoding S66 peptidase family protein produces the protein MIPTKLKKGDEIRVISPSCSLSIVSNENRKLAIKRLTDMGFQVTFSKYADEIDRFASSSISSRVQDLHEAFRDPNVKAILTTLGGYNSNGLLKHLNYDLIRENPKFFCGYSDITALNNAIYAKTGLVTYSGPHFSSFGMEKGLHYTADYFLQCLTTNEPIEIIPAETWSDDSWYMDQENREFIKNEGYVPIQDGEVTGEIIGGNMSTLNLLQGTPYMPNLKGKILFLEEDSLTGKSTLKTFDRYLHSLMQQPNFEHITGIVIGRMQKEAECTIADIQEMISSKPELAHIPIIANANFGHTTPIFTFPIGGHAKIISNKENTSITILTH, from the coding sequence GTGATACCAACAAAGTTAAAAAAGGGTGATGAAATACGCGTGATTTCACCATCCTGTAGTTTAAGTATTGTTTCAAATGAAAATAGAAAACTTGCTATAAAAAGATTAACTGACATGGGCTTTCAAGTGACATTCTCAAAATATGCCGATGAGATAGATCGATTTGCTTCCTCTTCTATTTCTTCCCGCGTCCAAGACCTCCATGAAGCATTTAGAGACCCTAATGTAAAAGCTATTTTAACTACACTTGGCGGATACAACTCGAATGGTTTATTGAAACATCTCAATTATGATTTAATTCGTGAAAACCCAAAATTTTTCTGTGGTTATTCTGATATTACTGCCTTAAATAATGCAATTTACGCAAAAACGGGTCTCGTTACATATTCAGGTCCCCACTTCTCTTCATTTGGAATGGAAAAAGGACTCCATTACACGGCTGATTACTTTTTACAATGCTTAACCACTAATGAGCCTATTGAAATCATTCCGGCGGAAACGTGGAGCGATGATTCTTGGTATATGGATCAGGAAAATCGAGAATTTATTAAAAATGAAGGGTATGTTCCAATTCAAGATGGGGAAGTGACAGGAGAAATTATCGGTGGCAATATGAGCACACTTAATTTACTACAAGGCACACCATATATGCCAAACTTAAAGGGCAAAATTTTATTCCTTGAAGAAGACAGTTTAACAGGAAAATCGACGCTTAAAACTTTTGATCGCTATCTACATTCCCTTATGCAGCAACCTAATTTTGAACATATAACAGGTATTGTAATAGGAAGAATGCAAAAAGAAGCAGAATGTACGATAGCGGATATTCAAGAAATGATTTCTTCAAAACCTGAACTTGCACATATTCCTATCATTGCAAATGCAAATTTTGGACATACAACTCCAATTTTTACTTTTCCAATTGGTGGACATGCCAAAATCATTTCTAACAAAGAAAATACATCTATCACTATTTTAACGCACTAA
- a CDS encoding MFS transporter, translating into MESKQKLGRLITVVATFLAFSGIGVVDPILPIIAEKIGATHWQVEMLFTAYILTMAIMMLPAGIFASRFGDKRMMTIGLAIVTVFAFICGISQTIAQLSLFRAGWGLGNAMFFATAMTLLIALSKEVHEAVGLYEAAIGLGMAGGPLLGGILGGHSWRYPFFATSILIFLAFILVFFFVKEPERKVKRKAAGVGELLNLVKYKPFMQGAISGMLYYYGFFVVLAYSPLIMHLSAIQLGFVFCGWGLALAYGSAILAHKLEGKYEPKTLLKGSLLVFAIFLIALFFVKIMWLQITLIVLSGLASGLNNALYTSYVMDISPYERSVTSGVYNFVRWLGGAIAPILSGVIGHTVSPQSPFLVGGIVVLVGCIMILIPIRKPVELETKTLS; encoded by the coding sequence ATGGAGAGCAAACAAAAACTAGGGAGATTGATTACAGTGGTAGCTACCTTTCTTGCCTTTTCGGGTATAGGGGTAGTTGACCCAATCTTGCCGATTATTGCTGAGAAAATTGGTGCAACGCATTGGCAAGTTGAAATGTTATTTACCGCTTATATTTTAACGATGGCAATCATGATGTTACCAGCCGGTATATTTGCATCGAGATTTGGTGATAAACGAATGATGACAATCGGTCTTGCGATTGTGACTGTATTTGCGTTTATATGCGGTATATCGCAAACGATTGCTCAATTATCTCTTTTCCGCGCTGGATGGGGATTAGGAAATGCGATGTTTTTTGCGACAGCAATGACGCTGTTAATAGCATTAAGTAAAGAAGTTCATGAAGCAGTAGGATTATACGAAGCAGCGATCGGTTTAGGTATGGCTGGGGGGCCGTTATTGGGTGGAATACTAGGTGGACATTCTTGGCGTTATCCGTTTTTCGCGACGAGTATTTTAATTTTCTTAGCATTTATTTTAGTATTCTTTTTTGTAAAAGAACCAGAGCGAAAAGTGAAGCGTAAGGCTGCTGGCGTGGGGGAATTACTTAACCTGGTGAAGTATAAGCCATTTATGCAAGGTGCCATTTCAGGGATGCTATACTACTACGGATTTTTTGTCGTGTTAGCATATTCACCACTTATTATGCATTTATCAGCTATTCAATTAGGCTTTGTATTTTGCGGATGGGGATTAGCGTTAGCTTACGGTTCTGCAATTTTAGCACATAAGCTAGAAGGGAAATATGAACCAAAAACATTATTGAAGGGTAGTTTACTCGTATTTGCGATTTTCTTAATTGCACTATTCTTTGTGAAAATTATGTGGTTACAAATTACTCTTATCGTTTTATCAGGATTGGCATCTGGTTTAAACAATGCATTATATACAAGTTATGTAATGGATATTTCACCTTATGAAAGATCTGTTACGTCAGGTGTTTATAACTTTGTTCGTTGGTTAGGTGGTGCGATTGCTCCAATTTTATCAGGAGTTATCGGGCACACAGTTTCACCACAAAGCCCATTTTTAGTTGGGGGAATTGTCGTGTTAGTTGGTTGTATTATGATCCTAATTCCAATTCGTAAACCAGTAGAACTAGAGACAAAAACCCTTTCTTAA
- the speE gene encoding polyamine aminopropyltransferase, with product MELWFTEKQTKHFGITARINRTLHTEQTEFQKLDMVETEEFGNMLILDGMVMTTEKDEFVYHEMVAHVPLFTHPNPENVLVVGGGDGGVIREVLKHPSVKKATLVEIDGKVIEYSKQYLPSIAGALDNERVEVKVGDGFLHIAESENEYDVIMVDSTEPVGPAVNLFTKGFYAGISKALKEDGIFVAQTDNPWFTPELITTVFKDVKEIFPITRLYTANIPTYPSGLWTFTIGSKKHDPLEVSEERFHEIETKYYTKELHNAAFALPKFVGDLIK from the coding sequence ATGGAACTATGGTTCACTGAGAAACAAACAAAACATTTTGGGATTACGGCGCGTATTAACCGCACATTACATACGGAGCAAACAGAATTCCAAAAACTTGATATGGTTGAAACGGAAGAGTTCGGAAACATGCTTATTTTAGACGGCATGGTTATGACAACAGAAAAGGACGAGTTCGTTTATCACGAAATGGTAGCACACGTACCTTTATTTACACATCCAAACCCTGAGAACGTATTAGTTGTTGGTGGCGGCGATGGCGGTGTTATTCGCGAAGTGTTAAAACACCCAAGTGTAAAGAAAGCAACTCTTGTTGAAATTGATGGAAAAGTAATTGAGTACTCTAAACAATACTTACCATCAATCGCAGGCGCATTAGATAATGAGCGTGTAGAAGTAAAAGTAGGAGACGGTTTCCTACACATCGCAGAAAGCGAAAATGAATACGACGTAATTATGGTAGATTCTACTGAGCCAGTAGGACCAGCAGTAAACTTATTTACGAAAGGTTTCTACGCTGGAATCTCTAAAGCATTAAAAGAAGACGGTATTTTCGTTGCGCAAACGGACAACCCTTGGTTCACACCAGAGTTAATTACGACTGTGTTTAAAGATGTAAAAGAGATTTTCCCAATTACTCGTTTATACACAGCTAATATTCCAACATACCCAAGTGGTCTTTGGACGTTCACAATCGGATCTAAAAAACATGATCCACTAGAAGTAAGTGAAGAGCGTTTCCACGAAATCGAAACGAAATACTACACAAAAGAATTACACAACGCAGCATTCGCATTACCGAAATTTGTTGGCGATTTAATTAAGTAA